CTAAGGCCAGGAAAATAAGTATATAGATATTTGAAGCTAAAATAAACAATAATAACCTTATCAACTCCTCACTTCCTATTGTGAGAATCCCACCTAAATTTAATAAAACAGCTGAAAGAAGAACCAAAAAATTAAATGGGAAAAGGATTATGATTATTTTTCCTAAAAACTTCGCCAGTATAAAGGAGATTCTCGGTACTTTATTGCAAAGAGCCATCTTTAGGGTGCCGTTCTCTTTTTCTCGACAAATTGCATCAAAAGAGAGTACGATAGCAATAAGACTCGTGAAAAGCTTGATCACAAATAATAAATCAGGGGTTGTGAAGAGGGATAACAATAAATTTACCTTCTCTTTACGAGAGCCTACTTGGATCAAAAAACCGTAGCTAAGGTCATAAAGGCGAGATATGTTTTTATCTACACCGGAGACAAATATGCTCAGGGGCTCTGGAGAGACGATTATTTCAGAACTGGAATGTGATGAAATATGAGTTTGATAATTTAATAGGCGAGCTTTGTAGTCATCTACTCCTATATAGATTGAACTGATTACAATACCTGTCAATATGAGCATACAAAATTGAAATCTAAAGCTTAAGAGATCCTCAATAATTTCCTTTTTCAGGATATGTTTTATCACTTACTTTTCGGCTTTTGGAATAAAGAATCACTCAGGTTTGTATTCACCTCTACTTTTATTACTATGGTCTCCATCTCTTCCTTAAAAGGTCCAATCGACGAAGATCTTTTCGTCTTGCCCTGTAGCATAAACCCTTCAAGATTAATATAATTTAATATATAATTTTTCAACCTTACTTCGGTAAACCC
This genomic stretch from Acidobacteriota bacterium harbors:
- a CDS encoding ABC transporter permease subunit; this translates as MIKHILKKEIIEDLLSFRFQFCMLILTGIVISSIYIGVDDYKARLLNYQTHISSHSSSEIIVSPEPLSIFVSGVDKNISRLYDLSYGFLIQVGSRKEKVNLLLSLFTTPDLLFVIKLFTSLIAIVLSFDAICREKENGTLKMALCNKVPRISFILAKFLGKIIIILFPFNFLVLLSAVLLNLGGILTIGSEELIRLLLFILASNIYILIFLALGLFISSLFHSSAQSMSIVLLIWAIFIFVTPNSSALIAKALANVPPTDKLEEEKIRAFIKTKFEKNKEHPGFLGYDGFLQIQENVSRLEEDFRIKLNYYTNLARNIGRIFPVGGLTEATTKSLRTSIQDERRFKNFILRFRERNALKYLITGKTEDFFFERTSLSETIGYGIINDLIILTIYFSIFFTGFIASFNKYDLR